A single region of the Silene latifolia isolate original U9 population chromosome 8, ASM4854445v1, whole genome shotgun sequence genome encodes:
- the LOC141595384 gene encoding uncharacterized protein LOC141595384, whose protein sequence is MSLHYCDKSRDAGIVEIVEDDVADEIRFGNNTLMDNFLGSKPKLPQVDDFVLKNWKNVTHPVVQYYKKGCFSFRFLSAEDMNEVLKGGPWTMGSSNLILKQWSPSFSQEMDSVSTVPAWVLFPDLDPFMWSENVLSKMASTIGKPLFADLPTTFKSKLLFARVLLEVNVAEELPKTVTVTSLYHGTTTQRIIYEWLPYYCHCCRKLVHTKEHCKFTKINKQLEEKRKASKVVQEYRPVQTAKSPPCSSEALDSECNGLGHNPPVTGGEQSTEQKEKSSECVELGSIPSSSEISSSPVVIEVGSGSHVLGPNCPDAVGREEGKNTGMDISQVDSYAVTTANTYSVLCSMRGNHWIDVEVATRRGSHARSMILSSWNIRGFNDPIKQHEVRGYLSRNKVEVFGLLETRVKEYNFAAISRTFSSYLVLNNYPYHYNGRIWVFLDTRRVTLISSYGHDQLVHLEVLHHISNNVIHVSFIYGSNDAGHRERLWNELTRLKAKVTNWILMGDWNIVRDMEERIGPNPPSVTEFPNTQVNVLASGISDHSPLLAWDTPVKGNAIYRLFSKLRNVKLKLINIHKCSFSWISEKVKVAYQQLQDCQLSLQTKPLDPSLLALEKNLLQTYLALKKAEKSSLLQRAKIQDIKYNDAPTSHYFARIAARKHQCIIGRIKDRNGVDKEGLSDVNQAFIDYYQWILGQQTPVDTTLMASLDGPKVPDSSWAELCREVEDKEIQTALFSIASNKSPGQDGFSAQFFKTSWNIVKHEFCDAVKGFFKTGKMSKQANTTLLTPIPKKPVVSTVLDYRPIACFTVFYKTVSKILCSRLKPILPVIVGQEQGALVAERSIFENIMLTQSLVKGYGQQGLSPRCLIKVDIRKAFDYLQWDFIGKMLQYFKFPEKFQRWIMESITSTWFSLKINGDHIGFFKGASGLRQGDPLSPFLFVMSMEILSRILRGIHQQYQVSYHPKCGKLGLNHLIFADDLMLFVRGDTPSVQAITSSLDSFALLSGLHANPEKTNIYMAGIRDNIKQEILTVTAYTEGFFPFIYLGVPLNAGKLNKTMFADLIAKVQKVLNHWRFLWDSEESHRKLIMKSWDSCCAPYKEGGFNIKAILAWNKCIICKWIWGIIQHSDSIWTNWNFAYNIKSGDFWTLRKKNTHSESWRSILLVRDELLTMVGNGTNAESLLSGYVKKGCIQLSLLYD, encoded by the exons ATGAGTCTTCATTACTGTGATAAAAGTAGGGATGCGGGAATTGTTGAGATTGTTGAGGATGATGTAGCTGATGAGATTAGGTTTGGGAACAATACTCTTATGGATAATTTTTTGGGTTCTAAACCAAAGCTTCCACAAGTGgatgattttgttttgaaaaattGGAAGAATGTAACTCATCCTGTAGTTCAATACTATAAGAAAGGTTGTTTTAGCTTTCGCTTCCTTTCTGCTGAGGACATGAATGAGGTTCTTAAGGGTGGGCCATGGACTATGGGGTCTAGTAATTTGATTTTGAAGCAGTGGTCTCCGTCCTTCTCTCAGGAGATGGATTCTGTCTCAACAGTTCCCGCTTGGGTCTTATTCCCAGACCTGGATCCTTTCATGTGGTCTGAGAATGTCTTAAGTAAGATGGCAAGCACAATTGGGAAACCTCTATTTGCAGATTTACCAACAACTTTTAAGTCCAAACTGCTGTTTGCTAGGGTTTTGTTGGAAGTTAATGTGGCTGAGGAACTGCCCAAAACTGTTACAGTCACATCTCTATATCATGGAACAACCACACAAAGAATCATATATGAGTGGTTGCCTTATTACTGTCACTGTTGTAGGAAGCTGGTACATACTAAGGAGCATTGCAAATTCACTAAAATTAACAAACAATTAGAGGAAAAAAGGAAGGCTAGTAAGGTCGTTCAGGAATATAGACCAGTGCAGACAGCTAAGTCTCCTCCCTGCAGCTCAGAGGCACTGGACTCAGAATGCAATGGGCTAGGCCATAATCCTCCTGTAACTGGGGGTGAACAATCTACTGAACAGAAGGAAAAGAGCTCAGAATGCGTTGAGTTAGGCTCCATTCCTTCATCCTCAGAGATTAGTTCATCTCCTGTTGTCATTGAGGTGGGTTCAGGATCCCATGTGCTAGGTCCTAACTGTCCTGATGCTGTAGGAAGGGAAGAAGGAAAGAACACTGGAATGGATATATCACAGGTTGACTCTTATGCTGTTACTACTGCAAATACTTATTCTGTGCTTTGCAGCATGAGGGGCAATCATTGGATCGATGTGGAGGTGGCCACTCGGAGGGGAAGCCACGCACGCTCAATGATACTTTCTTCTTGGAACATTAGAGGTTTCAATGACCCAATAAAGCAGCATGAGGTTAGGGGTTATTTGAGTAGAAATAAAGTAGAAGTGTTTGGTTTGTTGGAGACTAGGGTGAAGGAGTATAATTTTGCTGCTATAAGTAGGACTTTTTCTTCTTATTTAGTATTAAATAATTACCCTTATCATTATAATGGTAGGATTTGGGTTTTCCTGGACACTAGAAGGGTCACtttgatctcttcttatggccaTGATCAACTAGTTCATTTGGAAGTGCTTCATCATATTTCTAATAATGTGATCCATGTCTCTTTCATCTATGGTAGCAATGATGCTGGTCACAGGGAAAGATTATGGAATGAACTTACTAGATTAAAGGCTAAGGTTACTAACTGGATTTTGATGGGAGACTGGAATATTGTAAGGGACATGGAAGAGAGAATTGGGCCTAACCCTCCCTCTGTTACTGAA TTCCCTAATACTCAGGTGAATGTTCTGGCATCTGGGATTTCTGATCATTCACCTTTGCTG GCTTGGGATACTCCTGTTAAAGGAAATGCAATTTACAGGCTATTTTCTAAATTAAGAAATGTGAAGCTGAAACTTATCAACATACACAAATGCTCCTTTTCTTGGATTTCTGAGAAAGTAAAAGTTGCCTATCAACAGTTACAAGACTGTCAGCTTAGCCTCCAAACTAAGCCTCTGGACCCTTCTCTATTGGCACTTGAAAAAAATCTCCTGCAGACTTACCTAGCTCTTAAAAAAGCTGAGAAAAGTTCTCTCCTTCAGAGAGCTAAAATCCAGGATATAAAATATAATGACGCTCCCACCAGTCATTATTTTGCCCGCATTGCAGCTAGGAAGCATCAATGTATTATTGGAAGAATTAAAGATAGAAATGGAGTTGATAAAGAGGGTCTGTCTGATGTTAACCAAGCCTTCATTGACTATTACCAGTGGATTTTGGGTCAGCAAACTCCTGTTGACACTACTCTTATGGCATCTTTGGATGGACCAAAAGTTCCAGATTCTAGTTGGGCGGAGCTTTGCAGGGAGGTTGAGGATAAAGAAATACAGACTGCTCTTTTCTCTATTGCTTCTAACAAAAGTCCAGGGCAAGATGGTTTTTCTGCTCAATTCTTCAAAACTTCTTGGAATATTGTTAAACATGAGTTCTGTGATGCTGTCAAAGGGTTTTTCAAAACTGGGAAAATGTCAAAGCAAGCCAATACTACCTTACTTACCCCGATTCCAAAAAAGCCTGTTGTCTCTACTGTTCTGGATTATAGGCCAATTGCATGTTTCACTGTTTTCTACAAGACAGTCAGCAAGATTTTATGTTCTAGACTCAAGCCAATCTTACCTGTCATTGTTGGACAAGAACAAGGAGCGCTTGTTGCTGAGAGGAGCATCTTTGAAAACATAATGTTAACTCAATCTTTGGTGAAGGGTTATGGACAGCAAGGACTTTCTCCTCGATGTTTAATTAAAGTTGACATCAGGAAGGCCTTTGACTACCTTCAATGGGACTTTATAGGTAAGATGCTGCAGTATTTCAAATTTCCTGAGAAATTTCAGAGGTGGATTATGGAGAGCATCACATCTACATGGTTTAGCTTGAAaataaatggtgatcacataGGTTTTTTCAAGGGAGCTAGTGGCTTAAGACAGGGAGACCCTTTGTCCCCCTTCCTTTTTGTTATGAGTATGGAAATCCTATCTAGGATTTTAAGAGGCATTCATCAACAGTATCAGGTTTCCTACCACCCTAAATGTGGGAAATTGGGGCTCAATCATTTAATTTTCGCTGATGACCTGATGCTATTTGTTAGGGGAGACACTCCATCTGTTCAAGCTATCACCTCCTCACTGGATTCTTTTGCTTTGCTATCTGGCCTGCATGCTAATCCAGAAAAAACTAACATTTACATGGCTGGCATAAGAGATAATATTAAGCAGGAAATCTTAACAGTCACTGCTTATACTGAAGGTTTCTTCCCCTTCATATATTTGGGTGTACCCTTGAATGCTGGTAAGCTTAATAAGACCATGTTTGCAGACCTAATTGCAAAAGTTCAGAAAGTTTTGAATCACTG GAGATTTCTTTGGGATTCTGAAGAGAGTCATAGGAAATTGATTATGAAGAGCTGGGATTCTTGTTGTGCCCCTTATAAAGAAGGAGGTTTTAATATTAAGGCAATTTTAGCCTGGAATAAATGCATCATATGTAAGTGGATTTGGGGGATTATTCAACACTCTGATAGCATATGGACCAACTGGAATTTTGCTTACAACATTAAGTCTGGTGATTTTTGGACTCTTCGGAAGAAAAATACTCACTCTGAGAGTTGGAGGAGTATTTTGCTGGTTAGGGATGAGCTGCTGACTATGGTGGGCAATGGAACAAATGCTGAAAGCTTACTGTCTGGCTATGTCAAGAAGGGATGCATTCAGCTATCCTTACTTTATGATTAG